Proteins encoded together in one Kitasatospora albolonga window:
- a CDS encoding two-component sensor histidine kinase: MLRRPWSLRTRLVVSAVSLIAVVAAVIGSVTAIAFHSYMYGKLDDQLHSVAVRAERPPGPDPVPEAQLPEALREALRDAGPLGFVGGGGQPLGTFGALLDGGDITASKVVEDSGLRSQESAKPLTEAQQRVLEAHAPATGGEARSVELPGLGGYRVEAATTAEGRTVLVGIPTAEVSGALNTLILVEVCVTAAGLIAASLAGTALVGIAVRPLRRVAATATRVAELPLHSGEVALLERVPEAEADPRTEVGQVGAALNRMLGHVGSALAARQESETRVRQFVADASHELRTPLASIRGYAELTRRATGREAPDTDPVTRHALRRIESEADRMTGLVEDLLLLARLDAGRPLSYGSTDLLPLVVDAVSDARVADRGEEGHDAHHRWRLELPDEPVTVRADPARLQQVLVNLLANARTHTPPGTTVTVSVRQATRATEPITLEVRDDGPGIPAELLPHVFERFARGDASRTRGAAAEKATGSTGLGLAIVQAVVSAHGGRVRVESAPGRTVFAVELPAETAAHQGSQGRDRLTTPV, translated from the coding sequence GTGCTGCGGCGGCCCTGGAGCCTGCGGACCCGGCTCGTCGTGTCGGCCGTCTCCCTCATCGCCGTCGTCGCGGCCGTCATCGGGTCCGTCACCGCCATCGCCTTCCACAGCTATATGTACGGCAAGCTCGACGACCAGCTCCACTCCGTCGCCGTACGCGCGGAGCGGCCTCCCGGCCCCGATCCGGTACCGGAGGCCCAGCTGCCCGAGGCCCTGCGTGAGGCGCTGCGCGACGCCGGTCCGCTCGGGTTCGTCGGCGGGGGCGGGCAGCCGCTCGGCACGTTCGGGGCCCTCCTCGACGGCGGGGACATCACCGCGTCCAAGGTTGTCGAGGACAGCGGGCTGCGTTCCCAGGAGAGCGCGAAGCCGCTGACGGAGGCGCAGCAGCGGGTGCTGGAAGCCCACGCTCCGGCCACGGGAGGCGAAGCCCGGAGCGTCGAACTGCCCGGTCTCGGCGGCTACCGCGTGGAGGCCGCCACCACCGCCGAGGGCCGGACCGTTCTCGTCGGCATCCCCACCGCCGAGGTGAGCGGCGCGCTGAACACCCTGATCCTTGTCGAGGTCTGCGTCACCGCCGCCGGGCTCATCGCCGCCTCCCTCGCGGGTACGGCCCTCGTCGGCATCGCCGTGCGCCCGCTGCGCCGGGTCGCCGCCACCGCCACCCGGGTCGCCGAACTCCCCCTGCACAGCGGTGAGGTGGCGCTCCTCGAACGCGTACCGGAGGCCGAGGCCGATCCCCGTACCGAGGTCGGGCAGGTCGGGGCGGCGCTCAACCGGATGCTGGGGCACGTCGGCTCGGCGCTGGCCGCCCGGCAGGAGAGCGAGACGCGGGTACGGCAGTTCGTCGCCGACGCCAGCCATGAGCTGCGCACCCCGCTGGCCTCGATCCGGGGGTACGCCGAGCTGACCCGGCGCGCGACGGGCCGGGAGGCCCCGGACACCGACCCCGTCACCCGGCACGCGCTGCGGCGGATCGAGTCGGAGGCGGACCGGATGACGGGTCTGGTGGAGGATCTGCTGCTGCTCGCCCGGCTCGATGCCGGACGCCCGCTCTCGTACGGGAGCACTGATCTGCTGCCGCTGGTCGTGGACGCGGTGAGCGATGCCCGCGTGGCCGACCGAGGCGAGGAGGGCCACGACGCCCACCACCGCTGGCGGCTGGAGCTGCCCGATGAGCCCGTCACCGTACGCGCCGACCCCGCCCGGCTCCAGCAGGTGCTGGTCAACCTGCTGGCCAACGCCCGCACCCACACCCCGCCGGGGACCACGGTGACGGTCTCCGTGCGGCAGGCCACCCGCGCCACGGAGCCGATCACGCTGGAGGTGCGGGACGACGGGCCCGGCATTCCGGCGGAGCTGCTGCCGCACGTCTTCGAACGGTTCGCGCGCGGGGACGCCTCCCGCACCCGTGGCGCGGCCGCTGAGAAGGCCACGGGCTCCACCGGTCTCGGCCTCGCCATCGTGCAGGCCGTCGTCTCCGCGCACGGCGGGCGCGTACGGGTGGAGTCGGCGCCCGGCCGTACGGTCTTCGCGGTCGAGCTGCCCGCCGAAACGGCCGCCCACCAGGGTTCACAGGGCAGGGACAGGCTCACCACACCCGTGTGA